Proteins encoded together in one Mastacembelus armatus chromosome 15, fMasArm1.2, whole genome shotgun sequence window:
- the LOC113131754 gene encoding barrier-to-autointegration factor B-like — MSTTSQKHRDFVAEPMGDKSVTALSGIGETLGRKLEDQGFDKAYTVLGQFLLLRKDTELFVEWLKDATGANTRQATSCAQCMKEWCDAFL; from the exons ATGTCGACCACGTCTCAGAAGCACCGGGACTTTGTGGCGGAGCCGATGGGGGACAAGTCGGTGACGGCTCTGTCTGGGATCGGAGAGACGCTggggaggaagctggaggacCAGGGCTTCGACAAG GCGTACACGGTTCTGGGCCAGTTCCTCCTCTTGAGGAAAGACACTGAGTTGTTCGTGGAATGGCTCAAAGACGCCACCGGGGCCAACACCCGCCAGGCCACTTCCTGCGCCCAGTGCATGAAGGAGTGGTGTGACGCCTTCCTCTGA
- the abhd12 gene encoding lysophosphatidylserine lipase ABHD12, which produces MRKRNSSLTAENDSGTTGTLLDSDPDLKTRPGRGAERPASGSQHPPGEERSMGKPFRRLGLLGKLKRIMLWLFLVYVSVPVIIKLCPSIQAKLVFLNFMRMPYFIDLKRPLDQGLNHTHNFYLEPEPGLKIGVWHTVPAQMWREAQGKGGDWYDSTLSSTHPVILYLHGNAGTRGGDHRVQLYKVLSSLGYHVVTFDYRGWGDSEGSPSEGAMTTDALFIYDRLKRQLDQTPLYIWGHSLGTGVATNLVRRLCDRGSPPDSLILESPFTNIREEARSHPFSMVYRYLPGFDWFFLDTITVNNIRFASDENVNHISCPVLILHAEDDSVVPFYLGKKLYHLASQSKSLSGHKVQFVPFPSSLAYKHKFIYRSPELPNILSDFLGTAHPIAQ; this is translated from the exons ATGCGAAAGAGGAATAGTTCGCTGACTGCGGAGAATGACAGCGGGACCACCGGCACTCTGCTGGACAGCGACCCGGACCTGAAGACGCGTCCCGGCAGGGGGGCAGAAAGGCCCGCATCCGGCAGCCAGCACCCCCCGGGTGAAGAGCGCAGCATGGGGAAACCTTTCAGGAG GTTGGGTCTGCTGGGGAAACTGAAGAGGATCATGTTGTGGCTGTTCCTCGTCTACGTGTCTGTTCCCGTCATCATCAAACTGTGTCCATCCATTCAGGCCAAACTGGTCTTCCTCAACTTCA tgaggATGCCATACTTTATTGACCTGAAGCGACCCCTAGACCAGGGattgaaccacacacacaacttcTACCTGGAGCCTGAACCTGGACTGAAGATCGGAgtctg gcacACAGTTCCTGCTCAGATGTGGAGAGAAGCTCAGGGGAAAGGCGGCGACTGGTATGACTCCACGTTAAGCTCCACACATCCCGTCATCCTCTATCTTCATGGAAACGCAGGGACCAG AGGAGGAGATCACAGAGTTCAGCTGTACAAG GTCCTCAGTTCATTAGGCTACCATGTAGTCACCTTTGATTACAGAG gctgggGGGATTCAGAGGGGTCTCCATCAGAGGGGGCAATGACCACAGACGCTCTTTTTATCTACGATCGGTTGAAGCGGCAGCTGGACCAAACGCCGCTGTACATCTGGGGACACTCTCTGGGGACggg AGTTGCCACCAACCTGGTGAGACGTCTGTGTGACAGAG GAAGTCCTCCTGACTCCCTGATCTTAGAGTCTCCGTTCACCAACATCAGAGAGGAGGCCAGGAGCCACCCCTTCTCCATg gtCTACAGATACCTGCCCGGCTTTGATTGGTTCTTCCTGGACACTATCACAGTCAACAACATCCGCTTCGCCAGCGACGAGAA tgtgaaTCACATCTCCTGCCCGGTGCTGATCCTCCACGCCGAGGACGACAGCGTGGTTCCTTTCTACCTGGGCAAAAAG CTCTACCACCTGGCCTCCCAGTCCAAGAGTCTCAGTGGCCACAAGGTCCAGTTCGTCCCCTTCCCCTCATCTCTGGCCTACAAGCACAAGTTCATCTACAGGAGCCCTGAGCTGCCAAACATCCTCAG cgATTTCCTCGGCACAGCTCATCCCATTGCTCAGTGA
- the entpd6 gene encoding ectonucleoside triphosphate diphosphohydrolase 6, with amino-acid sequence MKRPKVAGVFIFVCCLLTYLMLVKRHYAVSKPEVSRPPHPRPGSEHSRECGLRGDTSAVALSCQHGIMFDAGSTGTRVHIFKFQMESREAPKLVHETFRAIKPGLSAYADDPEKCTAGIMELLQVAKSSIPPSMWNITPVVLKATAGLRLLPGEKAKHLLDQVRAVFLESPFLSREDSVSIMDGTDEGISAWITVNFLTGGLHGADSPTVGMLDLGGGSTQITFSPQDEKTIQTSPIDYIRSFQMFNNTHTVYTHSYLGLGLMSARLAVLGGVDASPLGGSTELVSPCLAPEYLGRWDHADVVYTVKGQKAGEPVYEACVTKVEKVLYRKVTKVSEAADIDFYAFSYYYDRAVDLGVIGEQAGGTIKVADYIDAAKRVCSELSVSPLQSPFLCLDLVYISVLLQELGFPPHKQFKLARTINQVETSWALGATFHYIESLKRY; translated from the exons ATGAAGAGGCCAAAGGTCGCCGGAGTTTTCATCTTCGTGTGCTGCCTGCTCACTTACTTGATGTTGGTGAAGCGCCACTACGCTGTCTCAAAGCCGGAAGTGTCCAGACCTCCTCACCCCAGACCCGGTTCCGAGCACAGCAGGGAATGTGGCTTGCGGGGAGACACCTCTGCTGTTGCATTGAGCTGCCAGCACGGCATCATGTTCGATGCTGGGAGCACTGGGACCAGAGTCCACATCTTCAAGTTCCAGATGGAGAGCAGAG AGGCTCCCAAACTGGTCCACGAGACGTTCCGAGCCATCAAACCTGGACTGTCTGCGTACGCTGATGATCCAGAGAAG TGTACAGCAGGGATcatggagctgctgcaggtggcGAAGTCCAGCATCCCTCCCTCCATGTGGAACATCACCCCTGTGGTGCTGAAGGCCACGGCCGgcctgcgcctgctgcctggaGAGAAGGCCAAACACCTGCTGGATCAG GTGAGGGCGGTGTTTCTGGAGTCTCCCTTCCTGTCCAGAGAAGACAGCGTGTCTATCATGGATGGCACCGATGAAG GCATCTCTGCGTGGATCACCGTCAACTTCCTCACTG gTGGTCTTCATGGTGCTGACTCGCCCACAGTCGGGATGCTGGATCTGGGTGGTGGATCGACTCAGATCACCTTCAGCCCTCAGGACGAG aaAACCATCCAGACCTCACCCATCGACTACATCAGATCCTTCCAGATgttcaacaacacacacactgtctacacacacag TTATCTGGGTCTGGGTCTGATGTCGGCTCGACTCGCTGTCTTAGGAGGCGTCGACGCTTCACCTT TAGGGGGCAGCACTGAGCTGGTCAGCCCCTGCCTGGCTCCAGAGTACTTGGGCAGGTGGGACCACGCTGACGTCGTCTACACTGTGAAGGGACAGAAGGCAG GGGAGCCGGTTTACGAGGCGTGTGTCACCAAGGTGGAGAAGGTTCTGTACAGGAAGGTGACGAAGGTGTCTGAGGCAGCGGATATAGACTTTTACGCCTTCTCCTACTATTACGACCGAGCCGTCGACCTCGGAGTCATCG gGGAACAAGCCGGAGGAACCATCAAAGTGGCGGATTACATCGATGCAGCAAAAAGAG TTTGCAGCGAACTGTCCGTCAGTCCTCTCCAGAGTCCGTTCCTCTGTCTGGACCTGGTCTACATCTCAGTCCTGCTGCAGGAGCTCGGATTCCCCCCACACAAACAGTTCAAG ctggCGAGGACGATCAACCAGGTGGAAACCAGCTGGGCTCTGGGAGCAACTTTCCATTATATCGAGTCCCTGAAAAGATACTGA